One part of the Solanum dulcamara chromosome 8, daSolDulc1.2, whole genome shotgun sequence genome encodes these proteins:
- the LOC129899031 gene encoding L-ascorbate peroxidase 1, cytosolic-like has product MGKCYPTVSEEYLKAVDKCKRKLRGLIAEKNCAPLMLRLAWHSAGTYDVCSKTGGPFGTMRFKAEQSHGANNGIDIALRLLEPIREQFPTLSYADFYQLAGVVAVEVTGGPDVPFHPGREDKQEPPVEGRLPDATKGSDHLRDVFVKQMGLSDKDIVALSGGHTLGRCHKERSGFEGPWTVNPLIFDNSYFKELLSGEKEGLLQLPSDKALLSDPAFRPLVEKYAADEDAFFADYAEAHLKLSELGFAEA; this is encoded by the exons ATGGGTAAGTGCTATCCAACTGTGAGCGAAGAGTACCTAAAGGCTGTTGACAAATGTAAAAGGAAACTTAGAGGACTCATTGCTGAGAAGAATTGTGCTCCTCTTATGCTCCGTCTCGC ATGGCACTCTGCTGGTACCTATGACGTGTGCTCCAAAACTGGAGGTCCTTTTGGTACCATGAGGTTCAAAGCTGAGCAATCACATGGTGCAAACAATGGTATTGATATTGCTCTGAGACTCTTGGAGCCCATTAGGGAGCAGTTTCCCACTCTCTCCTATGCTGATTTCTATCAA TTGGCTGGTGTTGTTGCTGTTGAAGTTACTGGAGGACCTGATGTTCCCTTTCACCCTGGCAGAGAG GACAAGCAAGAACCACCTGTTGAAGGTCGCTTGCCTGATGCCACCAAGG GCTCTGACCACTTGAGAGACGTGTTCGTGAAACAAATGGGTCTTTCTGACAAGGATATTGTTGCACTCTCTGGTGGCCATACCTTG GGAAGGTGCCACAAGGAACGTTCTGGTTTTGAGGGACCTTGGACCGTCAATCCCCTTATCTTTGACAACTCGTACTTTAA GGAGCTTTTGAGTGGGGAAAAAGAAGGGCTCTTACAGTTGCCATCAGACAAGGCTCTCCTCTCTGATCCTGCCTTCCGTCCCCTTGTTGAGAAATATGCTGCG GATGAAGATGCCTTCTTTGCTGACTATGCTGAGGCTCATTTAAAGCTCTCTGAATTGGG ATTTGCTGAAGCTTAA